One stretch of Oncorhynchus clarkii lewisi isolate Uvic-CL-2024 unplaced genomic scaffold, UVic_Ocla_1.0 unplaced_contig_10857_pilon_pilon, whole genome shotgun sequence DNA includes these proteins:
- the LOC139403894 gene encoding beta-1,3-galactosyltransferase 1-like — translation MMGVCHNFWTQRPPPDAHDAQPLIAKQCSTDDGQKGADKTQLKKRRWCSCLGLFLFLVVMMTVVILEVDLKERISPSTTKPAANMSVAILAAPPPYVSRGPYHVQYPHEYSFILDEPEKCREQNPFLVLMVPVAPYNREAREAVRRTWGSERRVLGKEVSLFFLLGLPSGEETEQLQEKVLQESKEHQDLLQSNFIDSYKNLTIKTMVMMEWLSSRCPNASYAMKIDSDMFLNVNTLVNMLLHAPKQNYQTGLVAQWAAVLRDRNSKWYLPKEVFPEPVYPPYALGLGYVFTLDLPRKLVEASRHVKAVYIEDVYLGLCMRHLGIRPTDPPSGNLFQVFPVAYDRCTYSRLIATTTHSITHQVNAWTDLHKPGPPC, via the exons ATGATGGGGGTCTGCCACAACTTCTGGACCCAGCGCCCCCCACCTGACGCCCATGATGCCCAGCCCCTCATCGCTAAACAATG CAGTACTGATGATGGCCAGAAGGGGGCGGACAAAACACAGCTCAAAAAGAGACGCTGGTGTAGCTGCCTTGGCCTGTTTCTGTTCCTGGTCGTGATGATGACTGTGGTCATCCTGGAAGTTGACCTCAAAGAACGGATCTCACCTTCAACAACCAAGCCAGCAGCAAACATGTCAGTTGCGATTCTGGCCGCTCCTCCCCCGTACGTGTCCCGAGGACCGTACCATGTACAATACCCACATGAGTACTCCTTCATCCTGGATGAGCCAGAGAAATGCCGGGAGCAGAACCCCTTCCTGGTTCTGATGGTGCCAGTGGCGCCCTATAACAGGGAGGCTCGTGAGGCCGTCCGCAGGACTTGGGGCAGTGAGAGGCGGGTACTGGGCAAAGAGGTTAGTCTGTTCTTCCTGCTGGGACTGCccagtggagaggagacagagcagcTCCAGGAGAAGGTGCTGCAGGAGAGCAAAGAGCACCAGGATCTGCTGCAGAGCAACttcatagacagctacaaaaaccTGACCATCAAGACCATGGTGATGATGGAGTGGCTGAGCTCTCGCTGCCCCAACGCCTCCTACGCCATGAAGATCGACTCAGACATGTTCCTCAACGTGAACACCTTGGTCAACATGCTGCTTCACGCTCCAAAGCAAAACTACCAGACTGGACTAGTGGCTCAATGGGCCGCTGTTCTAAGAGACCGTAACTCGAAATGGTACCTTCCAAAGGAGGTGTTTCCTGAACCAGTATATCCACCTTATGCTCTGGGCCTGGGCTATGTCTTCACCTTAGACCTCCCCAGGAAGCTGGTGGAGGCGTCCAGGCATGTTAAAGCCGTCTACATAGAGGATGTGTATCTGGGACTGTGTATGAGACACCTGGGCATCCGGCCTACTGACCCCCCCAGTGGAAACCTCTTCCAGGTTTTCCCTGTGGCTTATGACCGCTGCACCTACTCACGGCTGATAGCCACCACCACACACAGTATCACTCACCAGGTCAACGCATGGACAGACCTACACAAACCTGGTCCTCCCTGCTGA